One Ignavibacterium sp. DNA segment encodes these proteins:
- the deoC gene encoding deoxyribose-phosphate aldolase has translation MSLKDLLSDKNITKILNDFTDFEKSFIKGKTAVDKKELAGMIDHTLLKPEATLTEIKHLCEEAIQHNFASVCVNPSYVSACFDLLKSSNVKVCTVIGFPLGATTTQSKFLEAEEAIKNGAEELDMVINVGRLKDKDYDYVYNDLKTIADLSKKHLCTSKVILETCLLTDKEKVAACIMAKEAGLDFVKTSTGFSKAGATIQDVALMKFVVGDKHKVKAAGGIRSYEDAVAMINAGANRLGASAGVKIISGQKSDSNY, from the coding sequence ATGAGTTTAAAAGATCTGCTGTCAGATAAAAATATTACAAAGATCTTAAATGATTTTACTGATTTTGAAAAATCATTTATAAAAGGAAAAACAGCGGTTGATAAAAAAGAATTAGCTGGAATGATCGATCATACATTACTAAAACCCGAAGCAACTCTAACTGAGATCAAACATCTTTGTGAAGAAGCTATTCAGCATAATTTTGCTTCGGTTTGCGTAAATCCATCTTATGTTTCAGCTTGTTTTGATCTTCTGAAATCTTCAAATGTTAAAGTCTGCACAGTTATTGGATTTCCGCTTGGTGCAACAACAACCCAATCTAAGTTTCTTGAAGCAGAAGAAGCAATTAAAAATGGTGCAGAAGAGCTTGATATGGTGATCAATGTCGGCAGATTGAAAGATAAAGACTACGATTATGTATATAATGATTTGAAAACAATTGCAGATCTTTCTAAAAAACATTTATGTACTTCTAAAGTTATACTTGAAACTTGTCTTCTGACAGACAAAGAAAAAGTTGCTGCTTGCATAATGGCAAAGGAAGCAGGGCTGGATTTTGTTAAAACATCAACCGGATTTTCTAAAGCCGGAGCAACAATTCAGGATGTAGCGCTGATGAAATTTGTTGTTGGAGATAAGCATAAAGTTAAAGCTGCCGGCGGAATCCGCTCTTATGAAGATGCTGTTGCAATGATAAATGCAGGTGCAAACAGATTAGGTGCAAGTGCCGGAGTTAAAATTATTTCCGGACAAAAGTCTGATAGCAACTATTAA
- the folD gene encoding bifunctional methylenetetrahydrofolate dehydrogenase/methenyltetrahydrofolate cyclohydrolase FolD → MKLIDGKKVAADIRNELKEKISKLKTDGKNVPGLVAIIVGDDPASHIYVSSKGKACEEVGMRTKTEKLPADISEVQLLELIKSYNENKDYHGILVQLPLPKHINEDKIIETISSKKDVDGFHPISVGNLVIGKDTFASCTPAGIQELLIRYNIETKGKHVVVVGRSNIVGKPITNIMLQKAEGANSIVTIVHSAAKDISYYTKQADILIAAIGKPEMIKADMVKEGVVVVDVGINRIDDQSKPKGYRIVGDVDFENVSKKSSYITPVPGGVGPMTIAMLLSNTFKAYNLYGEK, encoded by the coding sequence ATGAAATTAATAGATGGTAAAAAAGTTGCGGCTGATATCCGCAATGAGCTTAAAGAAAAAATATCTAAATTAAAAACAGATGGGAAGAATGTTCCTGGTTTAGTTGCAATAATTGTGGGTGATGATCCTGCTTCACATATTTATGTTTCCAGTAAAGGAAAAGCTTGCGAAGAAGTCGGGATGCGGACAAAAACAGAAAAACTTCCAGCAGACATATCAGAAGTTCAATTGCTTGAATTGATAAAATCGTATAATGAGAATAAAGATTATCACGGAATCTTAGTACAGCTTCCTTTACCAAAGCATATCAATGAAGATAAAATAATTGAAACTATTTCATCGAAAAAAGATGTTGACGGATTTCATCCGATTTCCGTAGGCAATCTTGTTATCGGTAAAGATACTTTTGCTTCATGCACTCCGGCTGGTATTCAGGAATTACTAATCCGTTATAACATTGAAACAAAAGGTAAGCATGTTGTTGTCGTCGGAAGAAGCAATATCGTTGGTAAACCAATTACAAATATAATGCTGCAAAAAGCTGAAGGAGCGAATTCAATTGTTACAATTGTTCACTCTGCCGCAAAAGATATTTCTTATTATACTAAACAGGCTGATATCTTGATTGCTGCAATTGGTAAGCCTGAAATGATAAAAGCAGATATGGTAAAAGAAGGCGTGGTAGTTGTTGATGTTGGAATAAACAGAATTGATGATCAGTCGAAACCAAAAGGATACAGAATAGTAGGTGATGTTGATTTTGAAAATGTTTCAAAAAAATCTTCATATATTACTCCTGTCCCCGGCGGAGTTGGACCAATGACAATTGCTATGTTATTAAGTAATACTTTTAAAGCGTATAATCTTTATGGTGAAAAATGA
- a CDS encoding MATE family efflux transporter: protein MQIRILKKYKDDILNTFKLAYPVMIGQLGIIMMGVVDSMMVGRLGSVQLAAASLGNSLVFLILILGIGSSAVVTPLIAILIGGKRFSECGVYFRQSLLVNVVLSLVMIAIIFIGINFLGYLNQPAEIIKYAVIYMGIVSISALPLMIYQTYKQFIEGFSIMKPAMIIALLANIINVFGNWVLIFGKLGVPALGLAGAAWSTFASRVFMASAMMIYVMKNEKFREYDVNFHFRGLNFKVIKKIVQLGIPSGFQNFFEVGAFTIAVIMIGWIGANELAAHQIAINLASITFMIVLGISQASSIRVGYAMGERDVHKIRRAGFTAITLGAGIMAIAGILFIGLNRFLPSLYINDNNVIDIASGLLIIAALFQLSDGIQAVGIGVLRGLTDIKGPTIITFTAYWLISLPVAYILAFVFNQGVYGVWVGLLIGLTVAAVFLTVRFNYKSKQIIQL, encoded by the coding sequence ATGCAGATCAGAATACTTAAGAAATATAAAGACGATATATTAAATACATTCAAACTTGCCTATCCAGTAATGATCGGACAACTTGGGATTATTATGATGGGGGTTGTTGATAGTATGATGGTTGGCAGACTTGGCTCTGTTCAGCTTGCAGCAGCATCTCTCGGTAACAGTTTGGTATTTTTAATCCTAATACTTGGAATTGGCTCCTCAGCAGTAGTTACTCCATTAATAGCAATATTAATTGGCGGTAAAAGATTTTCCGAATGCGGTGTTTATTTCAGACAATCCTTATTGGTCAATGTTGTTTTATCTCTTGTGATGATAGCTATAATCTTTATCGGTATAAATTTTCTTGGTTATCTTAATCAGCCGGCAGAGATAATTAAATATGCAGTCATTTATATGGGGATAGTTTCTATTTCAGCTTTGCCATTAATGATTTATCAAACCTACAAGCAATTCATTGAAGGTTTTTCCATTATGAAACCAGCTATGATAATAGCTTTGCTTGCAAACATAATTAATGTTTTCGGCAACTGGGTTTTGATTTTTGGTAAGTTAGGAGTTCCAGCACTTGGATTGGCTGGCGCTGCCTGGTCAACATTTGCATCACGGGTATTTATGGCATCAGCGATGATGATTTATGTTATGAAGAATGAAAAGTTTAGAGAATATGATGTTAACTTTCATTTCCGCGGATTAAATTTTAAGGTGATTAAAAAAATAGTTCAATTGGGGATACCAAGCGGTTTTCAGAATTTCTTTGAAGTCGGCGCCTTTACCATTGCTGTAATTATGATCGGCTGGATTGGTGCAAATGAACTAGCTGCACATCAAATAGCAATCAATTTAGCTTCAATTACTTTTATGATAGTTCTTGGTATTTCGCAAGCATCAAGCATCAGGGTTGGTTATGCAATGGGTGAAAGAGATGTTCATAAAATCAGAAGAGCCGGGTTTACAGCAATTACACTCGGTGCAGGTATTATGGCAATTGCCGGAATTTTGTTCATTGGATTAAATCGCTTTTTACCTTCACTTTATATTAATGATAACAATGTAATTGATATAGCTTCCGGACTTTTAATAATTGCAGCATTGTTCCAGCTTTCTGATGGAATCCAGGCTGTAGGTATCGGAGTGCTCAGAGGTCTAACTGATATTAAAGGTCCGACTATTATTACTTTTACTGCATACTGGCTAATCAGTCTGCCGGTAGCCTACATACTGGCGTTTGTTTTTAACCAGGGCGTTTATGGGGTATGGGTTGGATTGTTAATCGGTTTAACAGTTGCAGCAGTTTTCCTGACGGTAAGGTTTAATTATAAAAGCAAACAGATAATTCAACTTTAA
- a CDS encoding TrmH family RNA methyltransferase yields the protein MRNHKTEKRIAKITRVIKSRQHSLTVVLENIHDPHNVSAIFRTCDAVGIPKVNLIYNFETFPKIGKKSSASAFKWVEKEKFKTVDKCYSELRNKGFKIFASSLTDHSKKLYELDLTKKVAIVVGNEHRGVSEEAAKNADDVFLIPQFGMVQSLNVSVAAAVILYEAMRQRMNKGMYNKSELDTAALEKIIDEWCEK from the coding sequence GTGAGAAATCATAAGACTGAAAAACGAATCGCGAAAATTACCCGGGTTATTAAGTCCCGCCAGCATTCTTTAACTGTTGTACTTGAAAATATTCACGATCCTCATAATGTTTCAGCAATTTTCAGAACCTGCGATGCAGTTGGTATCCCTAAAGTCAATTTGATTTATAATTTTGAAACTTTTCCAAAAATTGGTAAAAAATCATCTGCGTCTGCTTTTAAGTGGGTTGAAAAAGAAAAATTCAAAACTGTTGATAAGTGTTATTCTGAACTGCGTAATAAAGGGTTTAAAATATTTGCTTCCTCTTTAACCGATCACTCAAAAAAACTGTACGAGCTTGATTTAACAAAGAAAGTGGCAATTGTTGTAGGTAACGAACATCGAGGAGTTTCTGAAGAAGCTGCAAAAAATGCCGATGATGTTTTTTTAATTCCACAATTTGGAATGGTGCAGAGTCTGAATGTTTCTGTAGCAGCTGCGGTTATTTTGTATGAAGCAATGAGGCAGAGAATGAATAAAGGTATGTATAATAAAAGTGAACTGGATACTGCTGCTTTGGAAAAAATAATTGATGAATGGTGTGAGAAATAA
- a CDS encoding exonuclease domain-containing protein, with protein MQYDNILLTPLEKASFSVVDVETTGLSANKNRVIEIAIVKIEGLKITDRLHYLINPQTYIPAFITSLTGIDNYDVIGAPVFSEVVDEVINFIDNTVLTAHNFPFDSSFLNTEFMLSGREFISDESCCTLKLARNIYPDLKSKSLSSVADFLNLKNKNSHRALGDAEITAKVLIKMIRELQDKDKIKTVGELLSYQKGYQHNYLTNVKKELQEDYLALPNAPGIYYFTNKKDEIIYVGKAKSIRDRVKSYFSPSALRKAQKIVKQAVRLKHIITNTELTALLTEAETIKILEPKHNAQLKLFGNKYFLRINKTHKYPNLELTNHFDFDGNDYFGLFISRKKAAETLEFINKSFAIRECSDKDFKKNRACFLYDIRRCTAPCENNDEADYKNELEKVYDFLYGKNQFVLDRLLNKMKEYSARQKYEQAAEIKELVDFILNQTHKSSILAEPVNKAKVLFEVISRFENDFVLMIEGKIYIRNYLHDKKNKFDPALDDFYNNTINSKSNPTDEDFEKMKITLNWLIKNRNQVRIYYLKDYKSKEDLFRNISQVSENFSSDNEKSIQIKKDPTYDYDF; from the coding sequence ATGCAATACGATAATATTTTACTAACACCATTAGAAAAAGCTTCATTCAGTGTTGTGGATGTTGAAACCACTGGTTTATCAGCAAATAAAAACCGGGTTATTGAAATAGCTATCGTAAAAATTGAAGGGCTGAAGATTACTGATAGACTGCATTATCTAATCAATCCGCAAACCTACATACCTGCGTTTATTACATCTCTTACAGGAATTGATAATTATGATGTAATTGGTGCACCGGTATTTTCTGAAGTTGTTGATGAAGTTATAAATTTTATTGACAATACTGTTTTAACTGCTCATAATTTCCCATTCGATTCTTCGTTTCTTAATACTGAGTTTATGCTGAGCGGAAGAGAATTTATCAGTGATGAATCCTGCTGCACATTAAAACTTGCAAGAAACATTTATCCTGATTTAAAAAGTAAATCTCTCTCATCAGTAGCTGATTTCCTGAATCTTAAAAATAAAAATTCTCATAGAGCGCTTGGTGATGCTGAAATAACTGCAAAAGTGCTTATAAAAATGATAAGAGAACTTCAGGATAAAGATAAAATTAAAACTGTCGGCGAATTATTAAGCTATCAAAAAGGTTATCAGCATAATTATTTAACAAATGTGAAAAAGGAATTGCAGGAAGATTACCTTGCACTGCCGAATGCACCGGGAATTTATTATTTCACAAATAAAAAAGATGAGATAATTTATGTAGGTAAAGCTAAGTCAATCAGAGATCGTGTTAAAAGTTATTTCTCGCCTTCTGCGTTACGAAAAGCTCAGAAAATTGTTAAACAAGCTGTCAGATTAAAACATATAATAACCAACACTGAATTAACAGCATTATTAACCGAAGCTGAAACAATAAAAATCCTTGAACCAAAACATAATGCACAGTTAAAGTTATTTGGTAATAAATATTTTTTAAGAATAAATAAAACTCATAAATATCCAAATCTGGAGTTAACAAATCATTTTGATTTTGATGGCAATGATTATTTTGGTTTATTTATATCACGTAAAAAAGCAGCAGAAACACTTGAGTTCATAAACAAGTCTTTTGCAATTCGAGAATGTTCAGATAAGGATTTTAAGAAAAACAGAGCCTGCTTCCTTTATGATATCCGCAGATGCACTGCTCCATGCGAAAATAATGATGAAGCTGATTATAAAAATGAACTGGAGAAAGTTTATGATTTTCTTTATGGGAAAAATCAATTTGTACTGGATAGACTATTAAACAAAATGAAAGAATACTCCGCCAGGCAAAAATATGAACAGGCAGCGGAGATTAAAGAATTAGTGGATTTCATCCTTAATCAAACTCATAAATCATCTATACTTGCTGAACCGGTTAATAAAGCAAAAGTACTATTCGAAGTAATTTCAAGATTTGAAAATGATTTTGTGTTAATGATTGAGGGTAAAATTTATATAAGAAATTATCTGCACGATAAAAAAAATAAATTCGATCCGGCATTGGATGATTTTTACAATAATACAATAAACTCAAAATCAAACCCAACCGATGAAGACTTTGAGAAAATGAAAATAACCCTTAACTGGCTGATAAAAAACCGTAATCAGGTCAGGATCTATTATCTCAAGGATTATAAATCAAAAGAAGATTTGTTTAGAAACATAAGTCAGGTTTCTGAAAATTTTTCTTCTGATAATGAGAAGTCAATCCAGATAAAAAAAGACCCAACATACGATTACGATTTTTAA
- a CDS encoding cobalamin-dependent protein (Presence of a B(12) (cobalamin)-binding domain implies dependence on cobalamin itself, in one of its several forms, or in some unusual lineages, dependence on a cobalamin-like analog.), with protein sequence MENIISQLSYCIEKGKVNISSNHPSDLIGKPGVTELTREALNLKIPPEVILNDGLLSGMKAVGEKFRDGIIFLPEVLISAKAMNSAMEILRPYFISGEIRLKGKLILGTVEGDLHDIGKNIVKMVLEGAGWEVIDLGINVSADKFIDAINQHKVKVVGMSALLSTTMLNMSNIVQKIKAEFSDMIIVLGGAPLTKGFAESVKANHYFPDPQSFLDYLDNNLI encoded by the coding sequence ATGGAAAATATTATCAGCCAACTTAGTTATTGCATTGAAAAGGGAAAGGTTAATATCTCCTCTAACCATCCTTCCGATTTAATTGGTAAGCCAGGTGTTACTGAATTAACCCGCGAAGCTTTGAATCTAAAAATACCGCCTGAAGTAATATTAAATGATGGTCTTTTATCCGGTATGAAAGCAGTTGGTGAAAAATTCCGGGATGGAATTATTTTTTTGCCTGAGGTACTAATTTCTGCAAAAGCTATGAACTCAGCAATGGAAATTCTAAGACCATATTTTATCAGTGGGGAAATAAGATTGAAGGGTAAACTGATCCTTGGTACTGTTGAGGGTGATTTACACGATATAGGAAAAAATATTGTGAAGATGGTTTTGGAAGGTGCTGGATGGGAAGTAATTGATCTTGGGATTAATGTTTCAGCGGATAAGTTTATTGATGCAATAAATCAGCATAAGGTAAAAGTAGTTGGGATGAGTGCGCTTCTATCTACAACTATGCTGAATATGTCTAACATAGTACAAAAAATAAAAGCAGAGTTTTCTGATATGATTATAGTTTTAGGAGGTGCACCGTTAACAAAAGGATTTGCTGAGTCAGTTAAAGCAAATCATTATTTTCCGGATCCTCAGAGTTTTTTGGATTACTTAGATAATAATCTTATTTAA
- a CDS encoding vitamin B12 dependent-methionine synthase activation domain-containing protein, whose translation MKDDLLQKPFDVQEYEFNLNDLNISEINFIRSLGYSGSSVPDPVAESIHNIIGYFHKEMKIRCGYKRFDSSMVKIFSSYFTIENLDFNCKKIIGKYLKGSESLVFLVCTLGDVFEKLLNSFGSNNDYLEMFLTDKLASEIVEASADKMEMIIEKNLEKESLKITNRYSPGYCGWDVSEQKKFFSLMPERFCGVTLSEGSMMIPIKSVSAVLGIGKDVQRKDYECSICDDEFCYKRKKYE comes from the coding sequence GTGAAAGATGATTTATTACAAAAACCATTCGATGTTCAGGAATACGAATTTAATCTGAATGATCTGAATATTTCTGAAATAAATTTTATAAGATCTTTAGGTTACTCCGGGTCGAGTGTTCCTGATCCTGTTGCTGAAAGTATCCATAATATCATCGGATATTTTCATAAAGAAATGAAAATAAGATGCGGCTATAAAAGATTTGATAGCTCAATGGTAAAAATTTTCAGTTCGTATTTTACAATAGAAAATCTGGATTTTAATTGCAAAAAGATTATCGGGAAATATTTAAAAGGCTCTGAATCATTAGTCTTTCTCGTTTGTACTTTGGGAGATGTATTTGAGAAGTTGTTGAATTCATTTGGCAGTAATAATGATTATCTGGAAATGTTTTTAACAGACAAGCTTGCTTCTGAGATAGTTGAAGCTTCAGCAGATAAAATGGAAATGATAATTGAGAAAAACTTGGAAAAAGAATCATTAAAAATCACTAATCGTTACAGCCCCGGTTATTGCGGCTGGGATGTATCTGAACAGAAGAAATTCTTTAGTCTGATGCCAGAGCGCTTTTGCGGAGTTACACTTTCCGAAGGTTCGATGATGATTCCGATTAAATCTGTAAGTGCGGTTTTAGGAATTGGTAAAGATGTCCAGCGAAAAGATTACGAGTGTTCAATTTGTGATGATGAATTCTGTTATAAAAGAAAAAAATATGAATAA
- a CDS encoding uroporphyrinogen decarboxylase family protein, with amino-acid sequence MKSIPKPDVQSFLKVIRNQTCNYIPIAELGVHPLIKERFIGKKIQGLEDEIEFWFNAGYDYIKLQPKADFNPAKIGLSNNLSYNDDGTVFRKWASEGNGVITNSESFDNYLFPAKEDFSYENFERVKSLLPEGMGVIGQYGDIFTMTWEMMGFESFSYALFENESLIDELNNKLGSLVLSMFEYFAQNENVDALWYSDDIAYTNSLIVSPNVLDKYFFCWLKKIGDLAKKYNKPLIYHSDGVLFSVMNKIIDCGVTALHPIEPKAMSIFEVKEKYGKDLCLIGNIDVDLLSRGTVEDVSKQVLTNIEKLGRNGGYCIGSGNSVPEYVKFENYLSMIDTVKSVNSNLL; translated from the coding sequence ATGAAATCTATCCCAAAACCTGATGTTCAATCATTCTTAAAAGTAATAAGAAATCAAACTTGTAATTACATCCCAATTGCTGAATTAGGCGTTCATCCTCTGATCAAAGAAAGATTTATTGGAAAAAAAATACAAGGATTAGAAGATGAAATTGAATTCTGGTTTAATGCCGGATATGATTATATAAAACTTCAGCCGAAAGCGGATTTTAACCCGGCAAAGATCGGACTTAGCAATAACTTATCATATAATGACGACGGCACCGTCTTCAGAAAATGGGCTTCTGAGGGCAATGGTGTAATTACTAACTCAGAATCGTTTGACAATTATTTATTCCCTGCCAAAGAAGATTTTTCATACGAAAATTTTGAAAGAGTGAAATCTTTATTACCTGAAGGAATGGGAGTGATAGGACAATACGGCGACATTTTTACAATGACCTGGGAAATGATGGGATTTGAATCTTTCTCTTATGCACTGTTTGAAAATGAAAGTCTTATTGACGAGTTAAATAATAAATTGGGCAGTCTGGTCTTGAGTATGTTTGAATATTTTGCACAAAATGAAAATGTAGATGCGCTTTGGTATAGTGATGATATTGCTTATACAAATTCATTGATTGTATCGCCTAATGTATTGGATAAATACTTTTTCTGCTGGTTAAAAAAAATCGGAGACCTTGCTAAGAAGTATAATAAACCTTTAATCTATCACAGCGATGGTGTTCTATTCAGTGTAATGAATAAGATAATTGATTGCGGAGTTACCGCACTTCATCCTATTGAACCTAAAGCAATGAGTATTTTTGAAGTTAAAGAAAAATATGGCAAAGACCTTTGTCTTATCGGTAATATTGATGTTGATTTATTGAGCAGAGGAACAGTGGAAGATGTTTCCAAACAGGTTCTGACTAATATTGAAAAGCTTGGCAGAAACGGCGGTTATTGTATCGGGTCAGGTAATTCAGTTCCAGAGTATGTAAAGTTTGAAAATTATCTTTCAATGATTGATACAGTTAAGTCAGTCAATTCTAATCTGCTATAA
- a CDS encoding TIGR00282 family metallophosphoesterase — MSSINILFVGDIIGQPGMDIVQTWLPSIIQKYKADFVIVNGENASDGKGCTDKEGQKLFNIGVNVITGGNHTWDKHQSQDYLKAEPRSLRPLNYPKGTHGNGYYISEVNGQKIAVINLQGRTFMTPIDCPFRSMDWILAKLKQETKIFIVDFHAEATAEKMAMAQYLDGKVSMLIGTHTHIQTADERILPNGTGYITDVGMTGPYDSVIGMKSTAAVNRFLFATPQKYETAKDNIHLAGMFFKVDAETGKTIELERIFFPEFDKLIVNKDVESSSAQN, encoded by the coding sequence ATGTCCTCAATCAATATACTTTTCGTTGGTGATATCATCGGTCAACCCGGTATGGATATTGTACAAACCTGGCTTCCCAGTATAATTCAAAAATACAAAGCTGATTTTGTGATTGTAAATGGAGAAAATGCTTCAGACGGAAAAGGCTGCACTGATAAAGAAGGTCAGAAGCTTTTTAATATTGGTGTAAACGTAATTACAGGCGGTAACCATACCTGGGATAAACATCAATCACAGGATTATTTGAAAGCAGAACCACGATCTCTTCGTCCTTTGAATTACCCCAAAGGTACTCATGGAAATGGATATTATATAAGCGAAGTAAATGGACAGAAGATAGCAGTAATAAATCTGCAAGGCAGAACTTTTATGACTCCGATTGATTGTCCGTTCAGATCAATGGATTGGATTTTAGCAAAGCTGAAACAAGAAACAAAAATTTTTATTGTAGATTTTCACGCTGAAGCTACTGCTGAAAAAATGGCAATGGCTCAATATCTTGATGGTAAAGTAAGTATGTTAATCGGTACACATACGCATATTCAAACTGCTGATGAAAGAATTCTACCAAACGGAACAGGCTATATAACTGATGTTGGAATGACAGGTCCCTATGATTCTGTAATTGGTATGAAATCAACTGCTGCAGTTAACAGGTTTTTATTTGCAACCCCACAGAAATATGAAACTGCCAAAGATAATATCCACTTAGCCGGAATGTTTTTTAAAGTTGATGCTGAAACAGGAAAAACTATAGAGCTTGAAAGAATATTTTTCCCGGAGTTTGATAAATTAATTGTAAATAAAGATGTTGAATCATCCTCCGCACAGAATTGA
- a CDS encoding homocysteine S-methyltransferase family protein yields MNKVVELIQHKKILVSDGAWGTQLFSKGLKTGVCPESWNLEHPEKVAEIAESYLNAGAELISTNTFGANKFKLDQYGLSDKLETICYTGAKITKNIINGDQIVIGSIGPTGKFLAMGDITVSDLYDTFKLQAIALESGGADAVCIETFYDLDEAEQAIKAVKENTNLEVITTFTFDKTDYGYKTLMGISPKQMTEKLIICGADIIGANCGRGFADMIEIIKEIRHVSQMIPVLVQPNAGLPEIFDGVLVYKETPEFVGSIVPDLINAGANIIGGCCGTTPEHIKVISEVVNNYRGNIIAD; encoded by the coding sequence ATGAATAAAGTAGTTGAATTAATTCAGCATAAAAAGATTTTGGTTTCCGATGGTGCCTGGGGAACTCAATTGTTTTCTAAAGGATTGAAAACCGGTGTGTGTCCCGAAAGCTGGAATTTAGAGCATCCTGAAAAAGTTGCAGAGATTGCCGAAAGCTACTTAAATGCCGGAGCTGAATTAATATCCACCAATACTTTTGGTGCTAACAAATTTAAACTTGATCAATACGGATTAAGCGACAAACTTGAAACGATATGTTATACCGGTGCAAAGATTACAAAAAATATAATCAATGGCGATCAAATTGTTATTGGTTCAATCGGACCAACAGGAAAATTTTTAGCGATGGGTGATATAACTGTTTCAGATTTATATGATACATTTAAACTTCAGGCAATTGCTTTAGAATCAGGAGGTGCTGATGCTGTGTGTATCGAAACATTTTATGACCTTGATGAAGCTGAACAAGCAATTAAAGCAGTTAAAGAAAATACTAATCTGGAAGTAATTACCACATTTACTTTCGATAAAACTGATTATGGTTACAAAACACTAATGGGAATCAGTCCAAAACAAATGACTGAAAAGCTTATCATTTGCGGCGCTGATATTATTGGTGCAAACTGTGGAAGAGGATTTGCTGATATGATCGAAATTATTAAAGAAATCAGACACGTTTCTCAGATGATTCCTGTTTTAGTACAGCCGAATGCCGGCTTACCGGAAATTTTTGACGGTGTACTTGTTTATAAAGAAACTCCTGAATTTGTAGGAAGTATTGTTCCTGATCTGATTAATGCAGGTGCAAACATTATCGGAGGCTGCTGCGGAACAACTCCAGAGCACATTAAAGTAATTTCTGAAGTTGTAAATAATTATAGGGGAAATATTATAGCAGATTAG